The genomic segment TCTTCAACACCTTCCCGTACACGGCGTACGCGCAGAACGTGGGCCTGGTCGGCATGACCCGGGTGCGCAGCCGCTGGGTCGTCGCGGCGGCGGGCGGGATGCTCGTGCTGCTCGGTCTGCTGCCGAAGCTCGGCGCCGTGGTCGCGGCGATCCCGGCGCCGGTGCTGGGCGGCGCCGGACTCGTGATGTTCGGTACGGTCGCCGCGAGCGGCCTGCGCACGCTCACCCGGGTCGAGTTCAGAGGCAACGACAACCTGACGATCGTGGCCGTCTCGGTGGCCGTGGGGCTGCTGCCCGTCGGGGTGCCCACGGTCTACGCGAAGTTCCCGGACTGGTTCCAGACGGTGATGAACAGCGGCATCAGCGCGGGCTGCCTGACGGCGATCGCGCTGAACCTGCTCTTCAACCACCTTCCGGCCAGGTCCGGTTCAGGTAACGCCGAGGCGGGCGACCCCTCGGGCGGCGGCGCCCACGGGGGCGTCCACAAGCCCCGGGAAGAGGCCGTCTAGGTCGAACGTCTAGGTCGTCCCGGCGCAGGCCCTTGATCTTGGCCGTGCCGTGGTAGACCTGCCGGATCACCCCGCTCTCGCGCAGCACCCGGAAGTGGTGGGTGGCCGTGGACTTCGTGACCGGCAGGTCGAAGTACGAACACGAGAACTCGTCGCCGTCGGCGGCGAGTGCGGGATCCTGCTCGCCGAACTCAACGCGGACTCCCGGCTGGACCGGTCCCGTTGCGTGGTCGACTCCTCCCACGCCAGAGCCCCAAAAGGGAGCAGCACACGGGCCCCTCGCCGGTCGACCGGGGCCGGGCCGGCTCGAAGCACCACCTGATCACCGACGGCCACGGCACCCCGTCTCACCGCCTACTGCGCACGACCGCAATGCACTCCGCTTGCCCGATCATTGACATTGTCATATCGTGGCAATAAGTGATCTTGCACGCCTCACAAAGCCGCCTCACACCGTGGAGTCGCGGCCAAGAGGATCCTCAATCTCCTACGTGCATACGTGCATACGCGCCGATCAGGGGGAAGCTCGCAGCGGGATTCCCTCCCTTGCCCGCAGGCACAGTTATCACATTTCGGCAATATCTCCTCTCTGGTCGGGGATTCCGGCCAATTCACGGTCCTCGATCCGAATATGCGGAAGCTCGGCTTCGAAGGTGACGACGCCAACGGCATCCCCGGCAAGGCCAGTTGGGACAAGCCGCAGGTCCCCAACGTCTCGAGGATGGGTCCTGCGGCACGACCGTATCTACATCCACCGCGTGGATCCGATGACGGTTGACGACATCTCGACTGGTGACGTGAGAATTCCTGATCCTGAGTACCACTGGCGACACAAAGTTGTGGAACTGAAAGGACGGCGTCATGTCTGAGAAGAACTTCGACGACGAGGACGTGAAGGCGGCTCTCGAGAAGACAGACGCCGGCGATGGACCCGGCATCGACAATCTCGATGACCTTCCGGAGAGCGACTTCGTCGCCTTCGCCGAGGACGGCGTCGAGAACGACGCGGTGCCCCCCGCCATCGCTTACGACCGTCCCGTCACGAACCTCATCGACGAGCTGAGCGCGACGGGCCACGTCACCCACGAGTCCTACAGGAAGACGTCGGTCACCCTGCACCACAACGCCGGCCGGCTTTCGCACCAGGGTGTGCTCGAGGTCTGGACGACGCGTCCGGCTTCGGCCCACTTCGACGTGGACGCCGCCGGTGCCGTCGCTCAGTACGTCAAGGTGAACGAGTACGCCTGGGCAGTCGGCAACATGGCCGGCAACCAGAGCTCGATCAGCATCGAAATGGCGAACGCGACGCTCGCGCCCGGCTGGACGGTCGCCGAAGTCACCTGGAAGAGCGCCGCACGTCTCGCTGGCTGGCACTTCGCCAAGGTGATCGGCGAACGCCCCAGCAAGAGCAACCTCTTCTACCACCATCACTGGTCCGCGACCGTCTGCGCCGGCCCGCACATGGACACGATCTACGACAACGTCCTCGCGGCGGCTCAGGAGGCGTACGACCACTTCAAGGAATCACACCCCGTCCCCGGGCCGGACGATGCCAACGGCATCCCTGGCAAGGCCAGTTGGGACAAGCTGCAGGTCCCCAACGTCTGACCGTCCTCGCTGATGGCTTAGCTCACCACGGCTCGTACGAGAACCGGGTCCGCTACGCGTTCGAGGTCGTCGACGCCGTGCGGGAGGTGTGGCCGGCGGACAAGCCGCTGTTCTTCCGTGTCTCCGCCACCGAGTGGCTGGAGAAGGGCGGTGGACGGCCGACGACACGGTCCGCCTCGCCGCCGAACTCAAGACCCACGGGGTGGATCTCCTGGACGTCTCCACGGGCGGCGACGCCTCCGGGGTCCGTATCCCCGTCGGTGCCGACTACCAGGTGCCCGTCGCCGCGGTCGGTCTGATCACGGAAGCCGAGCAGGCCGAGCAGGCCGAGCAGGCCGAGAGGATCCTCGCCAACGGCGAGACCGACGCGGTCCTGCTCGGCCGTGAGCTGCTGCGCACCCCTTCGTGGGCCCGGCAGACCGCCCGTGAACTCGGGGGCGAGGCGCACGTGCCCGAAGCAGTACCACCGGTCGGTCCAGCCGGGGCTCGGACCACCGGCCGAGCCGGTCAGCTCCGTCGGAGCAGGCGGGCCGGAACCGCTTCGGCCAGGGTCCGGTAGCCCTCCGGGTTGAGGTGCAGCCAGTCGCCGTCGTGGAGGTCGGGGAGGAGTCGGCTCGGATCGCCCGGGTCGCGGACCGCGCGGTCGAAGTCGAGGACCGCGTCGAAACGGCCGCTGGTGCGGATCCAGGTGTTGACGGCCTGCCGTGCCGCCTCGCGGTGTCCGGCTGTGTCGTCGTACGGGGTGTTGCCGCCGAAGGGCAGCAGGGTCGCGCCGTACACGCGGATGCCCTGGGCGTGGGCGCGGACGATGATCTGCTCGTAGGCGGCGATGAGGTCGGCGGTGACGCGCTGCTGGGCGGCGGGAGTGGCTTCGGCGGTGCCGAGGTCGTTGACTCCCTCGAAGACGATCAGCTGTTCGACGGCGCTGTGGGCCAGGATGTCGCGGTCCAGGCGGGCGAGGGCGTTGGGACCGAGTCCGTCGTTGAGGACGCGGTTGCCGCCGGCCGCCTGGTTCACCACGGCGATGTGCCGGGTGCCGGGCTGCCGCTGGAGGCGGTCGAAGAGCTGGTCGGGCCAGCGGTTGTTGCCGTTGGTGGTGGAGCCCCGGCCGTCGGTGAGCGAGTCGCCGAGGACGGCGACGGCGGTGGTGGCGGGCCGGGACAGCACCTCGACATCGCTGAGCAGGTACCAGTGGTTGGTCGGGGTCGCCCCCGGGAGGTCCGCGTCCTCGGTGTGGTCGCCGTGCCGGAGGTACGAGGTGGTGCGGGACCCGGGGTGCGAGGTGAGGGCGAGGGAGGCCTGTCCCGCGGCCAGGTACGCCGTCACCGTCAGGTTGGTGCCCGGCCTCAGCGTGAAGTCCAGCGGGTCGGACACGACCTGGGCGCCGACCGGAACGGTCGTGGCCTCCCTGCCGCTGAAGGTCACCGTCCGGGAGGTGCCGGGTTCGATCGCCCCCACCCCCGCCCGCCCGCCCAGCGGGAGCGCCACCGTCACGGCGGTCAACGGCAGGGCGCTGCCGCCGAAGGCGTTGGAGAAGCGCAGCCGGACGCGGTCGCCGCCGGTGGTGACGCGTACGGTCTGCCGCAGAGTCGTGTCGACCAGCACGGCGCGCTCCCCGGTGAACGGCGCCGGTGGCATGTTGGCCGGCTCGGTGAGCTGTGGCATCGCGGACCAGGTGTTCACCCAGTGCCGGGCGGACGTCGCCGCGTCGCCGGTGCCGGCCCCGTCCGTCCGCTGCGGGCTCCTGACCAGGGCGACCACGGCGGCCGACGCCACGACGAGGGCCAGGGCGAGGACACAGGTGGCGATCACGGTCGCGAGCGGCGCCCCGCTCGACGGCCTGGCGGGCTGGGGGCTGCGGAGCGCGTGCAAGGGCGGTGCCTTTCTCCGGAGGTCGGGCGAGCGGGGCCGATCACCGACGCCGTCCGGGCGCGCGCCTGCTCGGCGCCCGGACGGACGGACGGACGGTCGGACACGTCAAGCGGGCGTACAGGCCGTGCCGTTGAGGGTGTACGCCGAGGGTGCGGCGCTGTTGCCCGTGTGGTTGGCCTGGTAGCCGATGCTGACGCTCGCGCCGGGTGCGATCGCGGCGTTGTACGTGGCGTTGGTCGCGGTCACGGTGCCACTGACCGGGCTGTACGTAGCGCCCCAGCCGTTGGTGACGGTCTGTCCGGAGGGCAGGGTGAAGCCCAGTTTCCAACCGTTGACCGCCGTCGTACCGGTGTTGGTGATGGTCACCGAGGCGGTCAGGCCGGTGCTCCAGGCGTTGGTGGTGACGGTCACCTTGCAGGGGCCGGCCGGGGGTTGGGGCGCGGGGCCGGAGCCGTTGAGGCCGAAGAAGGTGAGGACGCGCTCGGCCATGCCCCAGGCGTAGAGGTTGTGGCCGGTGCCCTGGAGGCTGATGGCCTCGACGGGGGCGCGGTCACCGGTGCCGCCGTAGCGGGTGCGGGTCCAGCCGGACTGGGGCGAGTCGGTGGCGGCCGGTGTCTGGCCGACACCGTGCACGTCGGTCCACTGCTTGATCTCCTCGCCGAAGTTCGGGTAGCGCAGCACGTCGTCCGCGGTGCCGTGCCACAGCTGCATGCGCGGGCGGGGTCCCGTGTACCCGGGGTAGGCGCCGCGGACCAGGTCGCCCCAGGCCTGCGGGGTGCGGGTGACGGTGCCGTTCGCGCAGTCGCTGTTCCACTCGGAGCCGTTGGTGGTGGCGAAGCAGGCGAAGGGCACGCCCGCGAAGGCGGCACCGGCGGCGAACACGTCCGGGTAGTCGCCGAGGAGGACGTTGGTCATCATCGCGCCGGAGGAGATGCCGGTGGCGAAGACGCGGTCGGTGTCGGCGCCGTAGGTGCGGACGGTCCAGTCGACCATGGACTTGATGCCCACGGGGTCGCTGCCGCCGCCACGGGTCAGCGCCTGCGGGGAGGCGACGTCGAAACACTTGCTGCTGCGGGTGACCGACGGGTACACGACGATGAACCCGTACCGGTCGGCCAGTGAGGCGTACTCGGTGCCGTTGTACATCGCCGGACCCGAGCCGGTGCAGTAGTGCACGGCCACCACGATCGCCGGGTTCGCGGTGACGCTGTCCGGTACGTACAGGTACATCTGCAGGTTGCTGGGGTTCGTGCCGAAGCCGGTGATCTCGGTGAGCGCCGCACGGGGAGCGGCCTCGGTCTTCGCGGCCGCCGCGGCGGCCGTGGGCGCGGTCAGGAGCGTGGTGGCCGCGAGCAAGGGCACCAGCGCTCCCAGCAGCGCGACGAGCACCGAGCGCAGCGGTCCACGCGTGCGGTCGTGGGGGGTGAGGGTCACGTCGTCGTGCCTTCCTGTGACGCGTTCGGCGGAAGGGAGAAGTCGGTTCAGGTCAGCAGGAGCAGCATCGTGACATGGACATGGTTGCCATGGAAGCGCTCCCACGCGTCGAAAGAATTCGCTCCCGCCGAGCCGCCGCGCCCCCTCGGCCCGCCCGGCGGGCGCGGCCCACCTCCCCCACCAGGCCCGACCCAATGTCTTTTGCGCAAAGCGTTGACTAGAAAGCGCTTGCCCCCTACGTTCCGTTCAGCAGTGTGAACCGGCTACGGCCGACCCGCCTCAGGGACCCCGCACTCCGGAGTCCGACACCCCCTGAGAAACCGCTCCACCTGCTCCATCGAGGTCCACGCCGCATTGCGTCCGCTCGCGCGCGTCGATCAGCACGATGAACAACGTTCATGTACATGGCCCGTCAGCTCTCCCTGAAGGGACGCACCCGCATGCGTACCGTCCCCCCACGTACACAGGCGCAAAGATCAGCTCTGGTGGCCGCCGCGGCCGCCCTGGCGACAGCCGCCGTCCTCGTCCTGCCGCACTCCGCGGGTGCGGCGGAGACCTCCCCCATCGGCTACGGCGCCGGGACCACCGGCGGCGGCAGCGCCACCCCTGTCACGGTCTCGACGCTCGCCGCCTTCCAGAGCGCCGTCACCGGCAACGCGGCCAAGGTCGTCCGCGTGAGCGGCCTGATCCCGTTGAGCGGTCAGGTCGACCTCGGCTCCAACACCACGGTGCTGGGCGTGGGTTCGTCGTCCGGGTTCACCGGCGGCGGCCTGCGGATCAAGGAGGAGACCAACGTCGTCGTGCGCAACCTGACCATCAGCAAGCCGGTCGCGCCTGCCGACGGGATCACCGTCCAGGAGTCCACGAAGGTGTGGATCGACCACAACTCGTTCTCGGCGGACCGCACGCACGACAAGGACCACTACGACGGTCTGCTGGACATCAACCACGGCTCGGACAACGTGACGGTGTCCTGGAACACCTTCAAGGAGCACTTCAAGGGCTCACTGGTCGGCCACAGCGACAACAACGCCTCCGAGGACACCGGTCATCTGAAGGTGACGTACCACCACAACCACTTCAGCAACGTCTACTCGCGCATCCCCAGCCTGCGCTTCGGCACCGGGCACTTCTACAACAACTACGTGGACGGCGCCGAGACCGCCTGCCACTCGCGCATGGGCGCGCAGATGCTCGTGGAGAACAACGTCTTCCGCAACACGGGAGTCGCGGTGACCACGAACCGCAGCAGTGACGTGGACGGCTACGCCAATCTGCGCGGCAACGACCTCGGTGGGGCCGCCACCGAGATCTCCCGGGTGGGGACCTTCACCACCCCGCCCTATGGCTACACCGCCGAGCCCGCCTCCTCCGTCGTCGCCTCGGTGACGTCGGGCGCGGGCGCCGGAAAGCTCTGACACCCCCCATCCGCCCGGACAACAGAAGGAATCGGGACATGACTTCTGCAACACGTCCGCGTGCCCGCACGCGCGCGCTGACCGGCACGTTCGCCGCGTTCAGCCTCTCGTTTGGCATGATCATGACTAGCGGGGCCACTCCGGCCAACGCCGCCACCTGGCCGACACCCAGCAGCAGCCAGCCGGTGTCCTCCACCATCTCGGTGTCGGGCACGAGGGACGGCGGCATGGTCCGCTACTACGGCAGCGGCGCCCTGGCCGGCGACGGCCAGGAGGAGGGCCAGGACCCGATCTTCAAGCTCGCGGCCGGCGCGACGCTGAAGAACGTCATCATCGGCGCGCCCGGCGCCGACGGCATCCACTGCGAGGGCAACTGCACCTTGCAGAACGTGTGGTGGGAGGACGTCGGCGAGGACGCGGCGACCTTCCGCGGCGGCTCCACCTACACGGTGACCGGCGGCGGCGCCAAGAAGGCGGCGGACAAGGTCTTCCAGCACAACGGGCCCGGCACCGTGAACATCTCCAACTTCGCGGTCAGCGAGTTCAAGACGCTGTACCGCTCGTGCGGCGACTGCTCCACGCAGTACACCCGCAAGGTGAACCTCAGCAACATCGAGGTGACCGGGACGGGTTCGACCGCGCGGCTCGTCGGCATCAACGTCAACCGCGGCGACGTGGCGACCCTGCGGGGCATCACGATCCTCAACGACAGCAGCCGCAAGGTCGTCCCGTGCCAGAAGTACAACAACACCACCGCGGTCGGTACGGGCCCCGACAGCACCAACTGCCTGTACTCCACCTCGGACATCACCTACAGGTGAGACCGCTCGTCACTCACCGGTGAGTCCGCTCGCGACGGCCGGACGGAGCCTCCCCCCACGGGCCTCGTCCGGCCGTCGGCCGTTGCGCGCGGGGCGCTCACCGTCACGTTCACGCCCCGCCCGTCCTCACCAGATCTTGCGCTCCCAGAGCGGGGCGATCCGCTCCCACTCCTCGTCCCACCGGTCCATCCGCCGCCGCTCCATACGGCCGCGCACGAGCCGGCCGCCCACGAAGGGCACGGCGCCCACGAACAGGCCCGCGAGGGCGCCGACGAGCACGGCGCGCAGCCGCGCCTGGGACTCGCCGGCGGGCTTGGTGACCAGGAGACCCTCGGCATCCGTCCAGACGGTGACCGGGGCGCCCATCAGGGTGGCGGGATCGACCCGGGCCTGGCCCTCGTGGGCGGAGCCGTCCGGCGCCGTCCAGCGGACCTTCGCCCACACCTTCTCCGTGCCCGTACCGCTCGGGCCGGACGGCTCCGGCGCGTCCTCGGTGAGGACGGCGCCGACCGGGCGCCACTCGGCGCGCTGCCGGGCGAGGCCCGACTCCACGGAGTCGGCGGCCATCAGGCCCGTGACCACCCCGCCGAGCAGCGTCAGCGCCCAGGCGATCAGCACGACCCAGGACTCCAGCCGATCGCTGCGCCTTCTGAGCGGGTTGCGCCGCCACCGCCACAACCACACCTTCGGACCACGGAATGCCACCATCGGGGGCACCCTCCCTCACACGCGCAGGACTGCCGGACCGCTCTCCCATACGGCGGCGGTCCCCCCGATGCTCATGCGATGTGGGTCACCCTGCCGTCACCCTGCCCGTTCCCAGCGGGCCCCCGCCCCGCACGTCACACCCGTCCACGCCCGCTGACCTGCGGCGCAGGCGTGCCGAAGGGTGACTGTCAGTGGCGGGGTGCAGACTGGCCGGTGACTGGGACGACGATGTCCGGGAGGTGGCCGAGATGGCTGACGTAATGCTCACCGTGGGCACACGCAAGGGGCTGTTCATCGGGCGGCGCCGCAAAGGCGCCTGGGAGTTCGACGAAAGCCCGTACTTCAACGCGCAGGCCGTCTACGCGATCGCCATCGACACCCGTACGGACACCCCCCGGCTGCTCGTCGGCGGCGACAGCGCCCACTGGGGCCCCTCCGTCTTCCACTCCGACGACCTCGGCCGCACCTGGACCGAACCCGCCCGGCCCGCCGTCAAGTTCCCCAAGAACACCGGCGCCTCGCTGGAGCGGGTGTGGCAGCTGCACCCCTCGGCCGCCGAGCCGGACGTGGTGTACGCGGGCACGGAACCGGCCGCGCTGTACCGCTCCGAGGACCGCGGGGAGACCTTCGAGCTGGTACGGCCGCTGTGGGAGCACCCGACCCGCGACAGGTGGGTGCCGGGTGGCGGCGGCGAGGGGCTGCACACCATCCTCACCGACCGGCGCGACCGGCGGGCGATGACCGTGGCCGTCTCCACCGCCGGGGTGTTCCGCACCGAGGACGGCGGAGACAGCTGGTCGCCGTCCAACTCCGGTGTCTCCGCAGTGTTCCTGCCGGACCCGAACCCGGAGTTCGGCCAGTGCGTGCACAAGGTGGCCCGGGACGCGGCGACCCCCGACCGGCTGTACCTGCAGAACCACTGGGGTGTGTACCGCAGCGACGACGCGGGCGCGCACTGGGAGGACATCGGCGAGGGCCTGCCCTCCACGTTCGGGTTCGCCGCGGTCGCCCACCCGCACCGCGGGGACACCGCCTATGTGTTCCCGATCAACGCCGACGCCGACCGCGTCCCGGCCGACCACCGCTGCCGGGTCTTCCGCACGGCGGACGCGGGCAAGAGCTGGGAGCCGTTGTCGGCGGGGCTGCCGGTGGAGAACCACTACGGCACGGTGCTGCGCGACGCGATGTGCACGGACGACGCGGACCCGGCCGGCGTGTACTTCGGCAACCGCAACGGCGAGGTGTACGCGTCGGCCGACGACGGCGACAGCTGGCGGCAGCTGCTGTCGCACCTGCCGGACGTGCTGTGCGTGCGCGCGACGGTCGTCGGCTGAGTGGCCGGGAACGGGGGAAGCCGGTTGTTCGCGTCGCTCTCCGGGCGGTCTCCGTCGTCCGCGGGCCACCCGTACCATCCGCCAAGTCGGCCCGGAAACGGCCGCGTTCGGCACCGGAACGGTCGTCATCGATCACCTGCGGACCGCCGGTTGATCGTCACGACCGTTACGGCAGTAGGGTGACGCCGTGGCACCACGACCGTTGCATGAAATCGTCGAAGCGGGCTGGGCGAAGGCCCTGGAACCCGTGTCCGGGAAGATCGCCGAGATGGGCGACTTCCTGCGCGCTGAGATCGCCGCGGGACGCACCTACCTCCCCGCCGGATCCAACGTCCTACGGGCCTTCCAGCAGCCCTTCGACGAGGTCCGCGTCCTCATCGTCGGGCAGGACCCCTATCCGACACCGGGGCACGCGGTGGGGCTGTCCTTCTCGGTGGCCCCGGAGGTCCGGCCGCTGCCGGGCAGCCTGCTCAACATCTACCGGGAGCTGAACACCGACCTGGGGCTCTCCCAGCCGTCCAGCGGTGACCTGACGCCCTGGACCCGGCAGGGTGTGCTGCTGCTCAACAGGGCGCTCACCACGGCCCCGCGCAAGCCGGCCGCGCACCGGGGCAAGGGCTGGGAGGAGGTCACCGAGCAGGCGATACGAGCGCTGGCCGCGCGTGGTCGCCCCCTGGTGTCCATCCTCTGGGGCCGTGACGCCCGCAATCTCCGTCCGCTGCTCGGCGACCTGCCGTCCATCGAGTCCGCCCACCCCTCCCCCATGTCCGCCGACCGCGGCTTCTTCGGCTCCCGCCCCTTCAGCCGCGCCAACGACCTGCTGACCCGCCAGGGCGGCGCTCCCGTGGACTGGCGTCTGCCATGACGGGCGGCGCGCCCCCCGTCGTGCTCGCCGTGGACTCCGGTGGGTCCGGGCTGCGGGCGGTGCTGGCCCGGGGCACCGAGGTGCTCGGCGAGCCGGTCGCGTCCGGGGAGGCGGTGCGGACCGGCGCGCGCGGTATCGACGCCGGACATCTGCTGGAGCTGCTGCTCCCCCTGGCCCGGCGGTTGCTCGACGCCGCCGGCTGCGAGCGCCCGGCCGCGGTGGCCGTCGGCGCCGCCGGGTTCGCGACGCTCGGCGAGCAGCTGCGCGCCGAGCTGCCGTCGGCGCTGACGCGCGAGTTGGGGGTGGGCCGGGTCGCGCTGGTCGCCGACGCGGTCGCCGCGTACACCGGCGCCCTCGGCGCGCGGCCGGGCGCGGTGATCGTCGCCGGTACGGGGCTGATCGCGATCGGCACGGACCTGGACAGGTGGCGTCGGGCGGACGGCTGGGGCCATCTGCTCGGGGACTGCGGCGGCGGGGCCTGGATCGGGCGCGCCGGACTGGAGGCGGCGCTGCGGGCGTACGACGGGCGCACCGGCGGTTCGGCCCGGCTGCTGGCACGCGCCGAGGAGG from the Streptomyces sp. NBC_00310 genome contains:
- a CDS encoding peptidoglycan recognition protein family protein; its protein translation is MSEKNFDDEDVKAALEKTDAGDGPGIDNLDDLPESDFVAFAEDGVENDAVPPAIAYDRPVTNLIDELSATGHVTHESYRKTSVTLHHNAGRLSHQGVLEVWTTRPASAHFDVDAAGAVAQYVKVNEYAWAVGNMAGNQSSISIEMANATLAPGWTVAEVTWKSAARLAGWHFAKVIGERPSKSNLFYHHHWSATVCAGPHMDTIYDNVLAAAQEAYDHFKESHPVPGPDDANGIPGKASWDKLQVPNV
- a CDS encoding SGNH/GDSL hydrolase family protein encodes the protein MIATCVLALALVVASAAVVALVRSPQRTDGAGTGDAATSARHWVNTWSAMPQLTEPANMPPAPFTGERAVLVDTTLRQTVRVTTGGDRVRLRFSNAFGGSALPLTAVTVALPLGGRAGVGAIEPGTSRTVTFSGREATTVPVGAQVVSDPLDFTLRPGTNLTVTAYLAAGQASLALTSHPGSRTTSYLRHGDHTEDADLPGATPTNHWYLLSDVEVLSRPATTAVAVLGDSLTDGRGSTTNGNNRWPDQLFDRLQRQPGTRHIAVVNQAAGGNRVLNDGLGPNALARLDRDILAHSAVEQLIVFEGVNDLGTAEATPAAQQRVTADLIAAYEQIIVRAHAQGIRVYGATLLPFGGNTPYDDTAGHREAARQAVNTWIRTSGRFDAVLDFDRAVRDPGDPSRLLPDLHDGDWLHLNPEGYRTLAEAVPARLLRRS
- a CDS encoding extracellular catalytic domain type 1 short-chain-length polyhydroxyalkanoate depolymerase — encoded protein: MTLTPHDRTRGPLRSVLVALLGALVPLLAATTLLTAPTAAAAAAKTEAAPRAALTEITGFGTNPSNLQMYLYVPDSVTANPAIVVAVHYCTGSGPAMYNGTEYASLADRYGFIVVYPSVTRSSKCFDVASPQALTRGGGSDPVGIKSMVDWTVRTYGADTDRVFATGISSGAMMTNVLLGDYPDVFAAGAAFAGVPFACFATTNGSEWNSDCANGTVTRTPQAWGDLVRGAYPGYTGPRPRMQLWHGTADDVLRYPNFGEEIKQWTDVHGVGQTPAATDSPQSGWTRTRYGGTGDRAPVEAISLQGTGHNLYAWGMAERVLTFFGLNGSGPAPQPPAGPCKVTVTTNAWSTGLTASVTITNTGTTAVNGWKLGFTLPSGQTVTNGWGATYSPVSGTVTATNATYNAAIAPGASVSIGYQANHTGNSAAPSAYTLNGTACTPA
- a CDS encoding pectate lyase family protein, which encodes MRTVPPRTQAQRSALVAAAAALATAAVLVLPHSAGAAETSPIGYGAGTTGGGSATPVTVSTLAAFQSAVTGNAAKVVRVSGLIPLSGQVDLGSNTTVLGVGSSSGFTGGGLRIKEETNVVVRNLTISKPVAPADGITVQESTKVWIDHNSFSADRTHDKDHYDGLLDINHGSDNVTVSWNTFKEHFKGSLVGHSDNNASEDTGHLKVTYHHNHFSNVYSRIPSLRFGTGHFYNNYVDGAETACHSRMGAQMLVENNVFRNTGVAVTTNRSSDVDGYANLRGNDLGGAATEISRVGTFTTPPYGYTAEPASSVVASVTSGAGAGKL
- a CDS encoding pectate lyase → MTSATRPRARTRALTGTFAAFSLSFGMIMTSGATPANAATWPTPSSSQPVSSTISVSGTRDGGMVRYYGSGALAGDGQEEGQDPIFKLAAGATLKNVIIGAPGADGIHCEGNCTLQNVWWEDVGEDAATFRGGSTYTVTGGGAKKAADKVFQHNGPGTVNISNFAVSEFKTLYRSCGDCSTQYTRKVNLSNIEVTGTGSTARLVGINVNRGDVATLRGITILNDSSRKVVPCQKYNNTTAVGTGPDSTNCLYSTSDITYR
- a CDS encoding Rv1733c family protein, producing the protein MVAFRGPKVWLWRWRRNPLRRRSDRLESWVVLIAWALTLLGGVVTGLMAADSVESGLARQRAEWRPVGAVLTEDAPEPSGPSGTGTEKVWAKVRWTAPDGSAHEGQARVDPATLMGAPVTVWTDAEGLLVTKPAGESQARLRAVLVGALAGLFVGAVPFVGGRLVRGRMERRRMDRWDEEWERIAPLWERKIW
- a CDS encoding WD40/YVTN/BNR-like repeat-containing protein, with amino-acid sequence MADVMLTVGTRKGLFIGRRRKGAWEFDESPYFNAQAVYAIAIDTRTDTPRLLVGGDSAHWGPSVFHSDDLGRTWTEPARPAVKFPKNTGASLERVWQLHPSAAEPDVVYAGTEPAALYRSEDRGETFELVRPLWEHPTRDRWVPGGGGEGLHTILTDRRDRRAMTVAVSTAGVFRTEDGGDSWSPSNSGVSAVFLPDPNPEFGQCVHKVARDAATPDRLYLQNHWGVYRSDDAGAHWEDIGEGLPSTFGFAAVAHPHRGDTAYVFPINADADRVPADHRCRVFRTADAGKSWEPLSAGLPVENHYGTVLRDAMCTDDADPAGVYFGNRNGEVYASADDGDSWRQLLSHLPDVLCVRATVVG
- a CDS encoding uracil-DNA glycosylase; this encodes MAPRPLHEIVEAGWAKALEPVSGKIAEMGDFLRAEIAAGRTYLPAGSNVLRAFQQPFDEVRVLIVGQDPYPTPGHAVGLSFSVAPEVRPLPGSLLNIYRELNTDLGLSQPSSGDLTPWTRQGVLLLNRALTTAPRKPAAHRGKGWEEVTEQAIRALAARGRPLVSILWGRDARNLRPLLGDLPSIESAHPSPMSADRGFFGSRPFSRANDLLTRQGGAPVDWRLP
- a CDS encoding N-acetylglucosamine kinase produces the protein MTGGAPPVVLAVDSGGSGLRAVLARGTEVLGEPVASGEAVRTGARGIDAGHLLELLLPLARRLLDAAGCERPAAVAVGAAGFATLGEQLRAELPSALTRELGVGRVALVADAVAAYTGALGARPGAVIVAGTGLIAIGTDLDRWRRADGWGHLLGDCGGGAWIGRAGLEAALRAYDGRTGGSARLLARAEEVFGPMDGLPGRVYPRPDRPAVLASFAPEVAARTGDDPVAAGILREAARHMADAAAAVCPASGEPRVALTGGLFKLGDPLLVPLRAELAKRLPHAPLVPAEGDPLVGAVRIAVAWAGGGLGLPYDERMLYAVAEK